CCGCTCCCTCCAGCTCGACATCGATTCCACCGCACCGTTCCAACGAACAATCGCTCTGCAGGTTCAGGGAGTCGCTACGGCAATCACTGTTGTTTCCCCCACTCCTATCGGCAACGAGAGCCTTTCTATCGAACAAACCCCCGTTCCAGTCCAGAGCCTTACCGCGGACGACATCGGCCATACCAATGCCCTTGATCTCACCGATGTCCTGAATAAGCGCATCAACGGCATCTACATTAATGAGAACAACGGCAATCCCTTCCAGCCCGATGTTAACTATCGCGGCTACACCGCATCTCCTCTGCTTGGTACTCCTCAGGGACTCTCCGTCTACCTCGATGGCGTTCGTCAAAACCAGCCCTTCGGAGATGTTGTCTCCTGGGACCTCATCCCTAAAGTCGCCATCCAGGACACGGAATTGATCCCCGGTTCCAATCCGCTCTTCGGGCTCAACACCTTAGGCGGTGCCATCGCAGTCCGCACAAAAGACGGATCAAACAATCAGGGACTCACTGTACAGGCGATCGGCGGGACCTTCGGCCGCGCCTCCGTCGAGGGTGAGTACGGCGGATCAAACGGACGAGATCTCGACTGGTATCTCGCCGGCAACTACTTCCGCGAAGACGGCTGGCGCAAGTTTTCACCCTCGCAGATCAGGCAGTCCTTCGCCAAGCTGCGCTGGAACCGCGAACGCACCAGCATCGCGCTCTCCGGTGCCTATGCCATCAATAACCTCACCGGCAATGGGCTGCAGGACTTCCGCTTCCTCAACAAGGACTACAGCAGCGTCTACACCATCCCCGATACCCTCTGGGACCACTCGCCCTCACTCACTCTCAACGCCGCCCACCAGATCAGCGATCACTGGAGCCTCTCCGGTAATCTCTACTTCCGCCACGTTCGCACCGACACCACCAACGGCGATATCAACAACGATTCTTTTGACCAATCTCTCTACAACCTCAGCGCAAGCGATATCGCTGCACTCAAAGCTGCCGGATACAGCGGCTTTCCCACGACCGGAAACTCCACCACCGAACCCTTCCCCTACTGGAGATGTATCGCTCAGGCTCTGCAAGAAGACGAGCCTGCCGAAAAGTGCACCGGCTCCATTACCAACACTCGCACCCAACAGAACAACTATGGCTTCTCTGGACTCCTCTCTTGGCGCACCGCCCATAATCTCTTCTCCGCGGGGGCCGGCTGGGATCGTAGCTCAATGACTTATCAGCAGTTATCACAGTTCGGGTATCTCAATACCGATGGTGTCTCCATCACACCGGTCGACGCCTACGCCGATGGTTCCACGAACCAGGACGGCTCGCCCGTCGATACTCGAGTTCAGCTTCACGGTACGGTCCAGACCCCCAGCTTCTATCTCACCGATACCTTCACCATGAATCGTTGGTCCATCACAGCGTCCGGGCGATACAACCGCACCACTGTTGACAACATTGATCGACTTCCAGCGAATACTCCAGGACGTGGCTCTCTCACCGGAAACCATGTCTTTCAGCGATTCAATCCTGCGGTTGGTGCTACCTATCAAGCCTCCTCTCTTTTCCATCTCTATGCCAATTACAGTGAAGCCAGCCGCGCACCAACCGCAATTGAGCTGGGCTGTGCCGACCCAAACTTCCCCTGTAACCTTCCCAATGCTCTCGTCTCCGATCCGCCGCTCAACCAGGTGGTCAGCCGGACTGTAGAAGCGGGAGTTCGCAGTCGCCTACAGAACAATCTCCAATGGAGCGCAGGATATTTCTGGGGACAAAACTCTAACGACATCCTCTTCGTCGCTTCCCAACAAACGGGTTTTGGATACTTCCTCAACTTCGGCAAGACTCGCCGCCAAGGGGTCGAGCTCAACCTAAGCGGTCAGTTGTCGCACCTTGCTCTCGGCGGAGGTTATACGTTCCTCAACGCCACCTATCAGTCTTCCCAAACCGTCAATGGAGGAAGTAACAGCACCAACGATAACAGCCTCGCTGGCTTCCCTGGAATCGATGGCGATATCGAGATCACTCCCGGAGACCGTATTCCTCAGATCCCGCAGCACGTCCTCAAGGTCTTCGCAGACTATAAGCCCACACAAAAGTGGCTCATCGACTTCAACGTCATCGCGGCCTCCAGTACTTATGCACGCGGCAACGAGAACAACCAGCATCAACCCGATGGAACCTACTATCTTGGCTCAGGGAGTTCTCCTGCCTATGGCGTCGCAAACGTCGGAGCCCGCTATCTCTTCAGCTCTCGTCTCGAAGCATTCCTGCAACTCAATAACATCCTCGACACGCACTACTACACCGCCGCGCAGTTAGGAACCTCCCCTTACGACAACAACGGCAAATTCATTGCACGTCCATTTCCCTCCAACAGCAACGGAGATTATCCCGTCCGAAACACAACCTTCCTTGCCCCCGGAGCTCCCTTTACTCTCTTCGGAGGGATTCGCATCACGCTTTCGAAGAAGTAGCGCTCCCTCATTCTTCTCAGGTCCTTCACCTCGTGAAAGACCATGAGAAGAGTTCCAGCATTCCTTATCAAAGGTTTCACCCCG
This portion of the Edaphobacter sp. 4G125 genome encodes:
- a CDS encoding TonB-dependent receptor, coding for MASRISGSLLSCFLLASIFTHAQKNEQPSSNRSEISIHVTDPSGAALRARCAVDGLSNSVAISVPTDSHGTCTAHDLPFGGYRIEISRNGFASRSLQLDIDSTAPFQRTIALQVQGVATAITVVSPTPIGNESLSIEQTPVPVQSLTADDIGHTNALDLTDVLNKRINGIYINENNGNPFQPDVNYRGYTASPLLGTPQGLSVYLDGVRQNQPFGDVVSWDLIPKVAIQDTELIPGSNPLFGLNTLGGAIAVRTKDGSNNQGLTVQAIGGTFGRASVEGEYGGSNGRDLDWYLAGNYFREDGWRKFSPSQIRQSFAKLRWNRERTSIALSGAYAINNLTGNGLQDFRFLNKDYSSVYTIPDTLWDHSPSLTLNAAHQISDHWSLSGNLYFRHVRTDTTNGDINNDSFDQSLYNLSASDIAALKAAGYSGFPTTGNSTTEPFPYWRCIAQALQEDEPAEKCTGSITNTRTQQNNYGFSGLLSWRTAHNLFSAGAGWDRSSMTYQQLSQFGYLNTDGVSITPVDAYADGSTNQDGSPVDTRVQLHGTVQTPSFYLTDTFTMNRWSITASGRYNRTTVDNIDRLPANTPGRGSLTGNHVFQRFNPAVGATYQASSLFHLYANYSEASRAPTAIELGCADPNFPCNLPNALVSDPPLNQVVSRTVEAGVRSRLQNNLQWSAGYFWGQNSNDILFVASQQTGFGYFLNFGKTRRQGVELNLSGQLSHLALGGGYTFLNATYQSSQTVNGGSNSTNDNSLAGFPGIDGDIEITPGDRIPQIPQHVLKVFADYKPTQKWLIDFNVIAASSTYARGNENNQHQPDGTYYLGSGSSPAYGVANVGARYLFSSRLEAFLQLNNILDTHYYTAAQLGTSPYDNNGKFIARPFPSNSNGDYPVRNTTFLAPGAPFTLFGGIRITLSKK